The window aaacttaattcattaagttgtTTGGAACCCAGTAACCACGACGTGGCATCAGGTTGCCACGCCGTAGCGACTTGGGTCAAATCGGCTGTTTTGTCATCCTGTGCCCACGGCATGGCCATGGAGAACTGTGGTATGTTGACTTCTTTGACTTGGGTCCGAATCTGGTTTAGACCCATGGGTCATGACGTGGCAAGtcaactttgacttttgaattgtgttgactttgacttttggtcaaatccCTGGTCTTGGAAGAAAAGCTAAGAGTGTACTTTATATGATTGTATAGGTGGTTGATAATATATGTGTTCGCAACAGTAGTAGCAGTTGTAGTTGATCATCGTTTGATAGATGAGTTCcttcactgtactcgtgggtcgaaggcaccaatgccgacctgcTGGATTATGTTGTAGGATAATAGTTGTCTTTATGACACTTACTATTatacttgtatgtgcttgttATCTTTACGAATCCTGCTGATATAATTGTATGTTTAGTTTTAGGGGTGAACTAGACccggtaccggttgaaagagacctaaagggggtgaaatagacctaataccagttgaaagagaccgaaaggggGTGAAATAGGCCTAGTATCGGTTGTAAGAGACCGaaggggggtgaaatagacccagttgcagttgaaagagaccaaagatgGTGAAATAGACACAATTTTGTTTTGActattatgtatgtatggtatggggcattttggggggaaactcactaaactttgtgcatacagttttatgtttatggtttcaagtacttccagttTGAAGGGAAGAGCTCGACATAATCGCACCGTATCCTCCAGCATTCCATATTTTATGACATGATTTGTACTTCGATAACTATTTTATATACTATCATGTTTTGATGGGGTttgaaatgaatgaatgaatgatgtttctactagcttttaaaatgaaaattttactttgaaaCTTTTGGAATGTTACACATTTATTATTGATATTTCTAAAACGAAACCAATTAAAAGTTATCAAGATATAATATTTAAAGCATTGAATACAAGACATATAAGAAGAGTATCTAAAAAATGAGTATCTGGATTATTTACACTTTTTATCctcatataattttaattttaccgttttcaaaatttataattttaaaactaAATTATTGGTATTTTATAAGTTATAGTTCTGGTCCattattataatttaaattatatttttggtcTTTTACTAATTTGTTTttacaatttttgtttttattaatattactttttattcttataatttctaattaaattgTCATATTTTTGTATGCGGCCTTCATATATAATTTTTTGGATTGaaactttattttatatttttatagtcCATTTTGCAAAGAAAATTTTCACTAACAAAATACTAGTTAGTCATCTACTTATCTTGAATCGTATCATTATCTATATGTATAAGGTGATTTTAAATAAACCAGCTTAAACGTAACCACATAAACCATGTTCTGATTCTTTCACCATATTTATGATtgatttattctttttaatataattattgttttatacaatatgaattttatttttttaaataacttaaatACGTTCAAATCGATTCCTTATACTTGTAATAATACCTTTtatttattaggtttttaatattaatatatatcatTGGGTGCGGGTAAGTGGCGTTACCACCGACATCGTGCCCTCCTACGAAGGTACCCTCGTACCACCAATTAAAGCAACATGCAGACTATCTAATGTTTGAAAAATTACTCTCTTTTATATCCTTTTTAGTTGTACACTTGTACTTCATACATAAAAACTTATACAAAATAGTTTTGCATGCTTTTAATTAGTCTATGAATAaaatttgtatgtttttaatattttttgaatttgttttatatgattttaattagtttttatttatttaatcgaATATTATAGGTTAATGCTTATTTGGCATCTCCATCGACGTTTCCTTAACCTAGCACCTTTGTTTGTTTCCATTTCTAGATTTCTAAATTCTAATGTGACCATCCAATAGCATTCGAAAATGATTCGATTTCGAGAACCATTTGCAAGATTAGGAGTCTTCATAAGGACTCGTAACCATTTTGGTATCTTGATTTGTATTCTATATATTTTGTGTTTATCATCGGTTTCACAAGTTATAGATTTCTTTCCCCTCAATTGAATACAAGTTGCATTAacattttttttgggttttcccTTCAAATACACACGAGATGCATGTTTTCCCCTTCAAATGATTTATGGAAAACAAATGTTCTTGATGCAAAACATGTGTTCGATTTTGTTTGGGTTCATTTTAGATCCGGTTTTCGAGAGTAAAAATCAGGGACAAAGTTAGACTCGCTGAAAATTCATAGAATTGTCACCGAAAATGCAACTCAAACCAACAAACTGGTTTACCTGCAATAACCGATAATAATGGTGTACTTCAAAAATAAATGTTATGGGATAATAgtccatgcaaaaagtaaaatgACCAAATATGCACACATAAAATAGCTtgttaccctattaagtcattaacCCTCTATGAATTCGTTTGTTTAGGAAAGCCAAAGCCATTGCAAACCATAAACCATATCATCAAGCTCAAAAATAGAACAAAAGAAATCGAGATACCTTCTTTCTTATTTAATATTACTCAAATTGAGTATTATTATATTCGATCTTTTTACTTTTTCCATGTTTCTaagattttgttatattttgttgGCACAATCGTATCATGTTTTCCTTTGTGAGTGATATGATCATGCCATCTATGATCTATTCGGTTTGTCACCATATAAGTGATACAGCTATATCATTCATAAAGATGAAGGGACATGGCCTTGTGGGTCATTTTGTCCACATGGTTTAATAAAGTTGAACATTGAATTTAAGACATGATCCCCTTTACTACGAGCACTTTCTAGTGATTTCAAAAATCAACATAGCAATTGGAAAAGAGAAAAATAATAAACACCAAGACTTCCAATCCAAGGTTCGATATAAAAGTGCTAAATGGCCTCTGTAAGATAAAGAATCGATCGACATTTAATTTCGAATATTTACGGAATTACTGAATTCCCAAATAAATAAAAGAGAGTTTATTTGCCTTATAAATCAAAACATTAGCAATGCCATTAACCTCTTCGTTTGTAACATTAACTCCAATAAACAACTTTTTGAAAGGTTAATACCAAGACCTGAAACAAAGTATAAGAGGCCTAAAAACGAATAATGTTTCGAGCATTCTTGATTGACCAATCACTCTTAACCAAAGCATCATCTGCATAAAACGATGGGACAACTCTATCTCTTGCAAACCAACAATCCATTTGAACTTTTTTAAGACAAACCTATTTTATCGCTATGTGAAAACTTTTTATTACAACAAGAAATAAAAAAAGGAGAAAGAAAATCGCATTGTCTAAGGTCATGCTTGATAAAGAATTCTTTGTAGGAGAACCGTTGAACAAAATGGACACCATATATGATTTTGAATGAGCCTTGATCCAGCCTCTTTATCTTTCCCATAGCTTCCATGTTTTTTAACAAATCTTCCCAAGTTACCATATTGTAAGCTTTTTCAAAATCAACCGTGAAAAGCATAACACATTTTCTACTATTTTTCTCCCTATCAACAACCTCATTAACAACCAACATACCATCAAAAATTCGTTGCTTCTTAGAGCATCCACAATGCATTAAACTTATTAGAGTTTAATGGATTGACATTTAACAAATCATCATTTTACTTACTACACAACTCTACATTAAATTGAACTCAATAGAGTTCAATGGAATATATATTTAATAGTTATAATGGTCATTAAAGTTCATATCCATTGaatgtcaatatatatatatatatatatatatatatatatatatatatatatatatatatatatatatatatatatatatatatatatatatatatatataggatatagatccggtaagaaacTTTTTTTTTGTAGGAAGATAAGAAGTTTCTTTTGTACATATCAACGAAAGAACCTGACTAAGTCTAATAGCAAGAATCTTTGGCACAATCTTGTATTGACAACCGATTAACCTTTTTTTAATGGCTTAAATTTATTCAAAAAACTAGTAATGAGCTAGAAGAAAAAGAACATTACAAAAGAAGTAAAGGGTTTTTACCCACCCGGTCCAAGACATACATGATTTTCTATTTCTGTTACAAAACCACAAAACGAATAATCTAAAATCGAATCAATAATGAACTCCTTATGACATGAAGTGTTTCCAGAAGCTAAATCATTCCAAAACTTCCAAAGAACCCACCATGTTGTCTGAATAACCACTTGAAGCAGGGCCATTCCAAACATATTTTGGGCCCAGGACGAGAGAAAAAAATGGGCCCCTAAAatacataaatgtcatcaagTTTTTTATAATAACTCAATAATTGAAAGAAAATTACTTGTGTTATCTTCTAAATATAACCATTTCCATAAAAAATTTGGGCCCTTTTGAAAGATGGGCCCTAGACGGTCGCCCCTATCGCCCACCCTCTGGGACGGGCCTGACTTGAAGTACAATTCTCTTCATTTTAGAAATTCCCATCCGATTAATACAAATGAACAAGCAAgcgcacatccaaccaccgagcCACAACATCCCAAGTACGTGCTGATATCTCACACTGCCCGAACAAATGTTGAATATTTTTCGTCTGAAGATGACAAGACGAACAAAGAACCAACTGAACATCCACCCCGCGATTAACAAGATTCATCCTAAGAGGAAGTCGATCTATGAGAAGACGCCATGTAAAAATATTTACCTTCCTAGCCTAGGAAGGTAAACATTCCAAATCATATCACTCTCTACGTCCGGTAGCATTAATAGCTCAACATACCATCTAGTGCTCTTGACAATAAAGTTGTCATCATCTTCCAAATCCCACCACCACCTATCTTGACTCGTTCCCAATTGGGTCCCTTCTACAAGAGACCGAAGCCCCAAAAATTGAGAGAAGTCTTAACACCTTGATTCAGCTCGCAAGACCACCCCCAAACCCATTGACAATCCTAACAACGATCCTTAACAAAGCAATTTGGGTTTCTATCCACTTGAAAAAGCATTTGAAACCACAAGGCCGAAGGAACACCTCCATACCATATATCTCTCCAAAAGTAAGTAGTTGAACCATCTCCCACTTTATGAAAAGAATTGGAAAAAGGGATCACTCCTTTCTCATGCATAACACGACTTTAAAATACTGCTCCACACCCCACCCCCTCAGTTATGACAATCCAAATAATGAAAAGAGCAACTCCCGTATAACGCTTTAATAACTTTTACCCATAACGCATTTGGTTCTCTAAGGAATCACCATCTCCATTTTTGTAAAAGAGattgaaacaatctaaactacCAATCTGTGGTCCTTTGGAGCAATGACTAAGTCCCGTGCCACCCAATGTATTTTCTGAGCCCCGTTTTCCATACCCCAAAAAATTGAGCTCTAAGAGATACAAACTCCTTTTTAACTTAAACTGACATCAAAAACAAAGATATGAAGTAAATACCCAACGAAACAATGACATATGACAAAAGCATAGCACGACCATCTATAGATACTAGTCTCACTTTCCAAGAAGAAAGTTCCTTTTTAAAACGATCTATAATGCCCTTCTAACTCTAAATAAGAGCCATATTCTTAGCCACAGAAAGACCCAAGTATTTAAATGGAAGTTTTCCCGGAGCACAACCGACAACCCTCCCATCCCTACCACTTGACCATACCGGACCCCCACACCATACAAAATTAGATTTGTGAAGATTCATCTTTAAACCCGACACAAGGTAAAAACAATTAAGTGTCATTACCATATATTCAATATTTATCGTAGACCATTCTccaaaaaacaaaacatcatcTACATAAAAAAGATGTGACAAAAGAAGATTACTCGGGCCCACTGCGACTCCACTCAGAAGCCCCACAACTTTTGCATCTTCAAGTGCGACATGGAGCCCTTCCATTGCAATAATGAACAAGAAAAGAGAGAGTGGATCCCTATGCCTAAGACCACTCTTGATACGGAGTTCCAGAGTAGGACTCTCATTCATTAACACGGAAGCTTTTGCCGAGTTTAAAAAAGCTTGAATCCAACTCTGCAATCTTTCTCCAAAACCCATAAAATCCAAGCAACCAATTAAGCTAATGAGCCTATAATCATCGACAAAAAAAAAGGGACTTGAAACATCATAATCTAAACAACAAAAAACCTATTGTATCCTTTAGGAAACCGAAAAAGTAACGAAGTCATTGATATCTTCCTTTAGTAGGCCTCAATGTGTTTTTCATAAATCCAAAGGTAAAACCATCTAGACCAGACGATTTATCGTTTCCACATGGAATGAGCTTCACATGTTGCATAGATCCATAGACTTATACGAAAAGGGTTAAATGTATAATAAcataataaaacataataattaataacGTTCTGAAATAGTAAAAAAATAATCATCCTACGAAAAAAATCACAATATTTTCACTAAGAATCAAATACTTATAATATCATCTAACGAATCATAAAACTTTGTACATACATAGTTTTCGTCGATCACAGCCCGATCCACAATACATTAAGACCCACAACAACATAGTCAGTCAACTCTTTCTCTTTGTTTTATCTTTTCATTTCACGTGTATACAAGAACAATAGTACATTCTATAAGTCAAAATGCAACACCTCATAGACTATTGAAGCATTCAAAAGTCAGATGCCATTTTTTACATTTAATTACAAaatcaaataaatataaatattcatATTAACAAACCGCAACCGGCTCCCTTAACATCATATTAAAATCATCCTTCATTGGCTTCACCCTCATAATATCACTTCCATTATGCATCATTGCAACAAACTCATTGTAATCTATACGCCCATCCTACAAATTAACaacaaaatgaattttgattcaTGTAAATATTATTAGTTTTTGGATAAATGGATAGAGAAAATCTTACATTATTTTGGTCAGCTTCTTTGATGATTTCTTCTAAATGAACATCATCTACTCCAAATTCTTTACATGCTTGTTGTAGTTCATCAAGGGTGATATAACCACTTCCATCTTTATCAAAATATGAAAAAGCAGAAAATAAATGATCTTCTCTATCGACTTTGTTCATATGCAATGTTGCAGCTACAAATTCTTCATAGTCAATAGTACCACTATTGTCAATATCCGCctgcattttcattataatcaatcAAAATTCAAGAAATGCAACAAAGAAAGGCAAAAAGATTATGataaactacaaaaaaaaaaatcattatactTTAACCATTTTGCagtttaaccactaatacttCATCTTTTTTCCAAAcaaacacgtaaagtttcaaacttttttcCAGATTAACCATTTTTACCAAATATATCATCATGCAAAAATGTCCAAAATATAATGGTTTTTCAGTAATTTGCCCAAAAGATGAATTAGTAATACTTACAGATTGCATTAGATCATAAATCTCAGACTCTGTAAGATTAGAACCAAAACGTTTGAGTCCAGCTTTAAGTTCTTCAAAAGTAATATAACCACTGTTGTCTGTATCTATTATCTTAAACATTTGTTTTAATCCTGCAATTTCTTCTTCCGAGAGTTTTGAAGCAATAACCTGTAGAAAACATAAAATGGGTTGGAAaaaaagattacatttttatagtGGGATTATAAATTTATCGGCTTTTTTTAACAATCTTGAAAATCTTACCCTAAGAGCCATTTTCTTGAGCTTATTCATGGCAGAAAACTGAGTTAAACGACTCAAAACAGCAGAATCAAGAGGCTTATCTGGTGCaacaccatcttcactgatccaTGGATGGCCTAATCGTAAATAATGTTCAATAAGAAGCCTAAAGAATACTAATTTCTTTTATATGAAAATTTTATAACAACCAAGACTTACAAAGAACACCATGAGCTGTTATTCGTCTTTTGGGGTCTTTAATGAGCATTTTTCTAACCAAATCTTTAGCACTTTCAGAGATACTAGGCCATGGATCTGAGGAAAAGTCGAGTTTACCCCTCAAAACCTCTTCAAATATCTCATTTTCAGATTCtgtcatgaaaaaaaaaaaaaacgaacatGAATTCAGTATTCGATGAGTTATTAACTTATTATAGTCTTTTAGTCTTTTAGACTTACCTCCCCAAAAAGGTGGGACCCCACAAAGAAGAATGTAAAGAATCACACCAGCACTCCATATATCTGCTTCAGGACCATAATTTTTAAGCAAAATTTCAGGGGCAACATAGTAAGGGCTTCCAACCACATCTACAAAAGTTTCACCTATAcaataattcaaaaatacattaacATAAACATTCAAGAAACATACAATATTCAAGAAAAGGATATGTATGATTAAAAAAAGTACCTGGTTTAAAGAAAACCGATAATCCAAAATCTATGGTTTTAAGAGGAGAATCTTCATGTTCATCAACAAAAAGAAAGTTTTCAGGTTTAAGATCACGATGCATAACACCTAAAGAATGACAAGCTTCAATCACAGATACAATAGTTCTAGCAAGATCAGCTGCTTTTCTTTCTGAATAATGTCCTTTTTTGGTAATTCTATCAAACAATTCGCCTCCAGCACAAAGTTCCATAACCAAATGAACTGCAACTGAATCTTCATAAGCCCCTTGAATTGAAACCACATTAGGGTTTCCAGATAAATGATGCATGATTTCAATTTCCCTCCTGACATCTTCCACATCATCATCGGTTAACAACTTTCTTTTCGCGATTGATTTGCATGCGAATTCTTTTCCTGTGGTTTTCTCTATGCAGAGAAAAGTCGTACCAAATTGACCATGTCCTAGCTTTTGACCTAAGTTGTAGTACTCTTTCAGATGCCCAGTTTTTGTTTTCAATACCTTGTCAGCTTGTAAACCTGCACTCAACATTCTCTTCACATTGTTTTGCTTTTTGGCGTTTGAATTTGATGAAGCTTTTTCCTTTTGGGATTGTTTTATGTCTATTTTGATTTCTTGATATGAAACTAtgggtggaggtggaggtggtttGGTGTCGTTTTTGGCTATGATCACTAGTTTTGGAGGTGTGTTTTGAGTAGGGGTAGGAGGTTTTGGATCTTGGTGTATTGATGGAGGATCTTTGCTAAGCTGTTCGTTTTTGTAGTAGATCATCTCTGGTGATCGAGACCACCAGTATGGATGTGATATTGATTGGAAAAATCCATCCTTTGAGTAACAAGATACACATACATTTCCCATCTAAAATTCAATATAATCCTTCTACACAACAACAAATAGTCGATAATATGAGCTACTTCCCTTTTCACTAAAGGAATCGGTGTGTAGACATTTAAACAAACAGTTGGTGTGCAACTGCAAATCACCCGAATCAGAGAAAGCTCTTGTACAAATCAAACCGAAGTACCCATAAAAGGTTCAAAGACGtgtaatttttcaataaaaatcgAAATTGGGAGGTGGGAATTTGAAAGAAATGATGAAAGAGTAGTGGGTATGAATATGATCGAAAATCTGCAACTTACAATGGGTTTACTAGGTCTCTTTAGACAAGTAGTAGCCTTGGAAAAAAGGGGAAGTTTGAATGTGTCTCGTGGACGAGTCATTTACGTGTTTATATATAGGAGGACGGCGGAGAGCGAGTGAGAAGCGTGGAGGTCGCAGAAATTGACGAGGGAAATGATGGAAAGTGACGGGTTTTTCAGTTGGGATCTTTTCAAACGCGTTAGGCAATAGGCACACACATGATTATACATATCTTCATATCATATTAATacatttttcttttcaattaaTGATCAAATATCTTTTTTAATTATCTTCTTACCCATAAAATAAGGTGACATACGATCATATTTAGATAAAATTGATAATATTTTAAGACATTTATAATAGAAATAGAAAGAATAAAATAAAGTGAGACTTATCATATTTAGATAAAATTGATAATATTTTAAGAgggttataataaaaataaaaagataaatagaaagatatttaatttctcataatagattATAAGAATGAATCATAGGCTTTCTAATTGTGAAATCACTAGTTTGAATTTGACCGAGTAAGACCTAACTTTTACATTTTACAATACTCATTAAAAGACATATCAAACACGGAAACAACAAATTAAAAAGTTAAATGTCATATAAAAAATTATATGTCATATAAAGTTTAAAGATATAAAAAAGCAAAAATAGATCTTTTTTGCATGTTCTAATTTTTTGAATATGTTGTTGTGTAAGACGGCTGAGTAGTTACTAGTTGTTTGACTAGATTAAAGATCTTGCTTAGTTGTTTTTTTGGATGAAAAATGAATATCGTAAGAATCATCAATTGATGGATAATTAATTCTAACCATTTGGAATCTAATTTCGGATGATATTAAGTTACTAATTTTTATCACTAATTAAGATAATTGCCAATTTTTACATTATATTATGAAGTATATTATTATATTCACAAATCAATCATTAAGATACCAACAGAAGATTGAAATGCAATCTCATACCGATCGAGCACTTTCTGTTTTAATAAAGTTCTTTCGAATCAAAGAACAGCCACTTTATAAAGTCATATTTatctttatttaaaaaataagtaTATATAGTAATATAATTTATAGTGGAGGAGCACTTGCACGACTTGGGTGTTTGACAAACGGCTGCTAtcgaattaaataaaataataataaaaaacaaataacatcAAGACAAAATTACCCTCCTTCCATTTACCTAGAAATAATCCAACAactaatgattatatatatattatatataaaaacctTAATTTGGACAAATAATAAACATATGGATAGGATGTCTAATTAAGTCGACCGGCGGCCGGCCGCCTTTGC of the Lactuca sativa cultivar Salinas chromosome 6, Lsat_Salinas_v11, whole genome shotgun sequence genome contains:
- the LOC111909345 gene encoding calcium-dependent protein kinase 26 isoform X1, whose amino-acid sequence is MGNVCVSCYSKDGFFQSISHPYWWSRSPEMIYYKNEQLSKDPPSIHQDPKPPTPTQNTPPKLVIIAKNDTKPPPPPPIVSYQEIKIDIKQSQKEKASSNSNAKKQNNVKRMLSAGLQADKVLKTKTGHLKEYYNLGQKLGHGQFGTTFLCIEKTTGKEFACKSIAKRKLLTDDDVEDVRREIEIMHHLSGNPNVVSIQGAYEDSVAVHLVMELCAGGELFDRITKKGHYSERKAADLARTIVSVIEACHSLGVMHRDLKPENFLFVDEHEDSPLKTIDFGLSVFFKPGETFVDVVGSPYYVAPEILLKNYGPEADIWSAGVILYILLCGVPPFWGGKSKRLKDYNKLITHRILNSCSFFFFFMTESENEIFEEVLRGKLDFSSDPWPSISESAKDLVRKMLIKDPKRRITAHGVLCHPWISEDGVAPDKPLDSAVLSRLTQFSAMNKLKKMALRVIASKLSEEEIAGLKQMFKIIDTDNSGYITFEELKAGLKRFGSNLTESEIYDLMQSADIDNSGTIDYEEFVAATLHMNKVDREDHLFSAFSYFDKDGSGYITLDELQQACKEFGVDDVHLEEIIKEADQNNDGRIDYNEFVAMMHNGSDIMRVKPMKDDFNMMLREPVAVC
- the LOC111909345 gene encoding calcium-dependent protein kinase 26 isoform X2 — its product is MGNVCVSCYSKDGFFQSISHPYWWSRSPEMIYYKNEQLSKDPPSIHQDPKPPTPTQNTPPKLVIIAKNDTKPPPPPPIVSYQEIKIDIKQSQKEKASSNSNAKKQNNVKRMLSAGLQADKVLKTKTGHLKEYYNLGQKLGHGQFGTTFLCIEKTTGKEFACKSIAKRKLLTDDDVEDVRREIEIMHHLSGNPNVVSIQGAYEDSVAVHLVMELCAGGELFDRITKKGHYSERKAADLARTIVSVIEACHSLGVMHRDLKPENFLFVDEHEDSPLKTIDFGLSVFFKPGETFVDVVGSPYYVAPEILLKNYGPEADIWSAGVILYILLCGVPPFWGESENEIFEEVLRGKLDFSSDPWPSISESAKDLVRKMLIKDPKRRITAHGVLCHPWISEDGVAPDKPLDSAVLSRLTQFSAMNKLKKMALRVIASKLSEEEIAGLKQMFKIIDTDNSGYITFEELKAGLKRFGSNLTESEIYDLMQSADIDNSGTIDYEEFVAATLHMNKVDREDHLFSAFSYFDKDGSGYITLDELQQACKEFGVDDVHLEEIIKEADQNNDGRIDYNEFVAMMHNGSDIMRVKPMKDDFNMMLREPVAVC